The following are from one region of the Myotis daubentonii chromosome 2, mMyoDau2.1, whole genome shotgun sequence genome:
- the OS9 gene encoding protein OS-9 isoform X1 has translation MAAEPRLSWLLGLLLLGLLFPASLTGGVGSLNLEELSEMRYGIEILPLPVLGGQSQASDVVIVSSKYKQRYECRLPAGAIHFQREREEETPAYQGPGIPELLSPMKDAPCLLKTKDWWTYEFCYGRHIQQYHMEDSEIKGEVLYLGYYQSAFDWDDDTAKASKQHRLKRYHSQTYGNGSKCDLNGRPREAEVRFLCDEGAGISGDYIDRVDEPLSCSYVLTIRTPRLCPHPLLRPPPSAAPQAILCHPALQPEEYMAYIQRQAGDSKQYGEKMIEELQDLDPQMWSETKPGVVPTKKAAASPTKDDSKESDFWKMIHEPEDQVQGGEEAQAEEQELNIEPADPAPGSPSDFQNNVQVKVIRSPADLIRLIEELKGGAKKGKPNAGQEQPEEDAAEVPQREPEAKEKGDTEHQNEVEEEEDEEDEDENDDERQLLGEFEKELEGMLLPSDRERLRSEVKAGMERELENIIQETEKELDPDGLKKESERDRAMLALTSTLSKLIRRLEGKQSPELLKKHRKRKVVPRKPPSLRPAEEDPEHRVRVRVTKLRHGGPNQDLTVLEMKRENPQLKQIEGLVKELLEREGLTAEGKIEIKIVRPGAEGTEEDSRWLTDEDTKNLKEIFFNILVQGAEEAQKERQRQKELESNYRRVWGSGGGEGTGDLDEFDF, from the exons ATGGCGGCAGAACCGCGGCTGTCCTGGCTGTTGGGGCTGCTGCTTTTGGGGTTACTGTTCCCCGCAAGCCTGACGGGCGGTGTCGGGAGCCTGAACCTGGAGGAGCTGAGTGAGATGCGTTATGGGATCGAGATCCTGCCGTTGCCCGTGTTGGGAGGACAG AGCCAAGCTTCGGACGTGGTGATTGTTTCCTCTAAGTACAAGCAGCGCTATGAATGTCGCCTGCCAGCTGGAGCCATTCACTTCCAGcgtgagagggaggaggagacaccTGCTTACCAGGGACCTGGGATCCCTGAATTGTTGAGCCCAATGAAAGATGCTCCTTGCCTGCTGAAG ACCAAGGACTGGTGGACGTATGAATTCTGTTATGGACGCCACATCCAACAGTACCACATGGAAG ATTCAGAGATCAAAGGTGAAGTCCTCTATCTGGGCTACTACCAATCAGCCTTCGACTGGGATGATGACACAGCCAAG GCCTCCAAGCAGCATCGCCTGAAACGCTACCACAGCCAGACCTATGGCAATGGGTCCAAGTGCGACCTCAACGGGCGGCCCCGGGAGGCTGAAGTTCGG TTCCTCTGTGATGAGGGGGCTGGTATTTCTGGGGACTATATTGATCGTGTGGATGAGCCCTTGTCCTGCTCCTACGTGCTGACCATTCGGACTCCTCGCCTCtgcccacaccctctcctccgACCCCCACCCAGTGCTGCTCCCCAAGCCATTCTCTGTCACCCTGCCCTACAGCCGGAGGAGTACATGGCCTACATTCAGCGGCAAGCTG GAGACTCAAAGCAGTATGGAGAGAAAATGATAGAGGAGCTTCAAGACCTGGACCCTCAAATGTGGAGTGAGACCAAACCTGGGGTGGTGCCCACAAAGAAAGCAG CTGCAAGCCCAACCAAGGATGACAGTAAGGAATCAGATTTTTGGAAGATGATTCATGAGCCAGAGGACCAAGTccaaggaggggaggaggcacaggCTGAG GAGCAGGAACTAAACATTGAGCCAGCAGATCCAGCTCCAGGCTCTCCCAGTG ATTTTCAGAACAACGTGCAGGTCAAAGTCATCCGGAGTCCTGCGGACTTGATTCGATTGATAGAGGAGCTGAAAGGTGGAGCAAAAAAG GGGAAGCCAAATGCAGGCCAAGAGCAGCCGGAAGAAGATGCTGCAGAAGTCCCCCAAAGGGAACCAGAGGCGAAGGAAAAGGGTGACACAGAACATCAGAATGAGGTGGAAgaagaggaggacgaggaggatgAAGATGAAAATGATGATGAAAGGCAGTTACTGGGAGAATTTGAGAAGGAACTGGAAGGGATGCTGCTCCCTTCGGACCGAGAGCGGCTCCGCTCAGAGGTGAAGGCTGGCATGGAGCGGGAGCTGGAGAACATTATCCAGGAG ACAGAGAAGGAGCTGGACCCGGATGGGCTGAAGAAGGAGTCAGAGCGGGATCGGGCTATGCTGGCCCTCACATCCACTCTCAGCAAGCTCATCAGAAGGCTGGAGGGAAAGCAGAGTCCAGAGCTGCTGAAGAAGCACCGGAAAAGGAAGGTCGTCCCCAGAAAGCCTCCCTCCCTCCGACCAGCAG AGGAGGATCCTGAGCACAGAGTCCGGGTCCGGGTCACCAAGCTCCGTCACGGAGGCCCCAATCAGGATCTGACAGTCCTCGAGATGAAACGGGAAAACCCACAGCTGAAACAAATCGAGGGGCTGGTGAAAGAGCTGCTGGAGAGGGAGGGACTCACAGCCGAAG GGAAAATTGAGATCAAAATtgtccgaccaggggctgaagggactgAGGAGGATTCACGCTGGCTGACTGATGAGGACACGAAAAACCTTAAGGAGATTTTCTTCAATATCTTG GTGCAGGGAGCCGAAGAGGCACAGAAGGAACGGCAGCGACAGAAAGAGCTGGAGAGCAATTACCGCAGGGTGTGGGGCTCTGGAGGCGGGGAGGGCACGGGGGACCTGGATGAGTTCGACTTCTGA
- the OS9 gene encoding protein OS-9 isoform X3 produces the protein MAAEPRLSWLLGLLLLGLLFPASLTGGVGSLNLEELSEMRYGIEILPLPVLGGQSQASDVVIVSSKYKQRYECRLPAGAIHFQREREEETPAYQGPGIPELLSPMKDAPCLLKTKDWWTYEFCYGRHIQQYHMEDSEIKGEVLYLGYYQSAFDWDDDTAKASKQHRLKRYHSQTYGNGSKCDLNGRPREAEVRFLCDEGAGISGDYIDRVDEPLSCSYVLTIRTPRLCPHPLLRPPPSAAPQAILCHPALQPEEYMAYIQRQAGDSKQYGEKMIEELQDLDPQMWSETKPGVVPTKKAAASPTKDDSKESDFWKMIHEPEDQVQGGEEAQAEEQELNIEPADPAPGSPSDFQNNVQVKVIRSPADLIRLIEELKGGAKKGKPNAGQEQPEEDAAEVPQREPEAKEKGDTEHQNEVEEEEDEEDEDENDDERQLLGEFEKELEGMLLPSDRERLRSEVKAGMERELENIIQETEKELDPDGLKKESERDRAMLALTSTLSKLIRRLEGKQSPELLKKHRKRKVVPRKPPSLRPAGKIEIKIVRPGAEGTEEDSRWLTDEDTKNLKEIFFNILVQGAEEAQKERQRQKELESNYRRVWGSGGGEGTGDLDEFDF, from the exons ATGGCGGCAGAACCGCGGCTGTCCTGGCTGTTGGGGCTGCTGCTTTTGGGGTTACTGTTCCCCGCAAGCCTGACGGGCGGTGTCGGGAGCCTGAACCTGGAGGAGCTGAGTGAGATGCGTTATGGGATCGAGATCCTGCCGTTGCCCGTGTTGGGAGGACAG AGCCAAGCTTCGGACGTGGTGATTGTTTCCTCTAAGTACAAGCAGCGCTATGAATGTCGCCTGCCAGCTGGAGCCATTCACTTCCAGcgtgagagggaggaggagacaccTGCTTACCAGGGACCTGGGATCCCTGAATTGTTGAGCCCAATGAAAGATGCTCCTTGCCTGCTGAAG ACCAAGGACTGGTGGACGTATGAATTCTGTTATGGACGCCACATCCAACAGTACCACATGGAAG ATTCAGAGATCAAAGGTGAAGTCCTCTATCTGGGCTACTACCAATCAGCCTTCGACTGGGATGATGACACAGCCAAG GCCTCCAAGCAGCATCGCCTGAAACGCTACCACAGCCAGACCTATGGCAATGGGTCCAAGTGCGACCTCAACGGGCGGCCCCGGGAGGCTGAAGTTCGG TTCCTCTGTGATGAGGGGGCTGGTATTTCTGGGGACTATATTGATCGTGTGGATGAGCCCTTGTCCTGCTCCTACGTGCTGACCATTCGGACTCCTCGCCTCtgcccacaccctctcctccgACCCCCACCCAGTGCTGCTCCCCAAGCCATTCTCTGTCACCCTGCCCTACAGCCGGAGGAGTACATGGCCTACATTCAGCGGCAAGCTG GAGACTCAAAGCAGTATGGAGAGAAAATGATAGAGGAGCTTCAAGACCTGGACCCTCAAATGTGGAGTGAGACCAAACCTGGGGTGGTGCCCACAAAGAAAGCAG CTGCAAGCCCAACCAAGGATGACAGTAAGGAATCAGATTTTTGGAAGATGATTCATGAGCCAGAGGACCAAGTccaaggaggggaggaggcacaggCTGAG GAGCAGGAACTAAACATTGAGCCAGCAGATCCAGCTCCAGGCTCTCCCAGTG ATTTTCAGAACAACGTGCAGGTCAAAGTCATCCGGAGTCCTGCGGACTTGATTCGATTGATAGAGGAGCTGAAAGGTGGAGCAAAAAAG GGGAAGCCAAATGCAGGCCAAGAGCAGCCGGAAGAAGATGCTGCAGAAGTCCCCCAAAGGGAACCAGAGGCGAAGGAAAAGGGTGACACAGAACATCAGAATGAGGTGGAAgaagaggaggacgaggaggatgAAGATGAAAATGATGATGAAAGGCAGTTACTGGGAGAATTTGAGAAGGAACTGGAAGGGATGCTGCTCCCTTCGGACCGAGAGCGGCTCCGCTCAGAGGTGAAGGCTGGCATGGAGCGGGAGCTGGAGAACATTATCCAGGAG ACAGAGAAGGAGCTGGACCCGGATGGGCTGAAGAAGGAGTCAGAGCGGGATCGGGCTATGCTGGCCCTCACATCCACTCTCAGCAAGCTCATCAGAAGGCTGGAGGGAAAGCAGAGTCCAGAGCTGCTGAAGAAGCACCGGAAAAGGAAGGTCGTCCCCAGAAAGCCTCCCTCCCTCCGACCAGCAG GGAAAATTGAGATCAAAATtgtccgaccaggggctgaagggactgAGGAGGATTCACGCTGGCTGACTGATGAGGACACGAAAAACCTTAAGGAGATTTTCTTCAATATCTTG GTGCAGGGAGCCGAAGAGGCACAGAAGGAACGGCAGCGACAGAAAGAGCTGGAGAGCAATTACCGCAGGGTGTGGGGCTCTGGAGGCGGGGAGGGCACGGGGGACCTGGATGAGTTCGACTTCTGA
- the OS9 gene encoding protein OS-9 isoform X2 — translation MAAEPRLSWLLGLLLLGLLFPASLTGGVGSLNLEELSEMRYGIEILPLPVLGGQSQASDVVIVSSKYKQRYECRLPAGAIHFQREREEETPAYQGPGIPELLSPMKDAPCLLKTKDWWTYEFCYGRHIQQYHMEDSEIKGEVLYLGYYQSAFDWDDDTAKASKQHRLKRYHSQTYGNGSKCDLNGRPREAEVRFLCDEGAGISGDYIDRVDEPLSCSYVLTIRTPRLCPHPLLRPPPSAAPQAILCHPALQPEEYMAYIQRQADSKQYGEKMIEELQDLDPQMWSETKPGVVPTKKAAASPTKDDSKESDFWKMIHEPEDQVQGGEEAQAEEQELNIEPADPAPGSPSDFQNNVQVKVIRSPADLIRLIEELKGGAKKGKPNAGQEQPEEDAAEVPQREPEAKEKGDTEHQNEVEEEEDEEDEDENDDERQLLGEFEKELEGMLLPSDRERLRSEVKAGMERELENIIQETEKELDPDGLKKESERDRAMLALTSTLSKLIRRLEGKQSPELLKKHRKRKVVPRKPPSLRPAEEDPEHRVRVRVTKLRHGGPNQDLTVLEMKRENPQLKQIEGLVKELLEREGLTAEGKIEIKIVRPGAEGTEEDSRWLTDEDTKNLKEIFFNILVQGAEEAQKERQRQKELESNYRRVWGSGGGEGTGDLDEFDF, via the exons ATGGCGGCAGAACCGCGGCTGTCCTGGCTGTTGGGGCTGCTGCTTTTGGGGTTACTGTTCCCCGCAAGCCTGACGGGCGGTGTCGGGAGCCTGAACCTGGAGGAGCTGAGTGAGATGCGTTATGGGATCGAGATCCTGCCGTTGCCCGTGTTGGGAGGACAG AGCCAAGCTTCGGACGTGGTGATTGTTTCCTCTAAGTACAAGCAGCGCTATGAATGTCGCCTGCCAGCTGGAGCCATTCACTTCCAGcgtgagagggaggaggagacaccTGCTTACCAGGGACCTGGGATCCCTGAATTGTTGAGCCCAATGAAAGATGCTCCTTGCCTGCTGAAG ACCAAGGACTGGTGGACGTATGAATTCTGTTATGGACGCCACATCCAACAGTACCACATGGAAG ATTCAGAGATCAAAGGTGAAGTCCTCTATCTGGGCTACTACCAATCAGCCTTCGACTGGGATGATGACACAGCCAAG GCCTCCAAGCAGCATCGCCTGAAACGCTACCACAGCCAGACCTATGGCAATGGGTCCAAGTGCGACCTCAACGGGCGGCCCCGGGAGGCTGAAGTTCGG TTCCTCTGTGATGAGGGGGCTGGTATTTCTGGGGACTATATTGATCGTGTGGATGAGCCCTTGTCCTGCTCCTACGTGCTGACCATTCGGACTCCTCGCCTCtgcccacaccctctcctccgACCCCCACCCAGTGCTGCTCCCCAAGCCATTCTCTGTCACCCTGCCCTACAGCCGGAGGAGTACATGGCCTACATTCAGCGGCAAGCTG ACTCAAAGCAGTATGGAGAGAAAATGATAGAGGAGCTTCAAGACCTGGACCCTCAAATGTGGAGTGAGACCAAACCTGGGGTGGTGCCCACAAAGAAAGCAG CTGCAAGCCCAACCAAGGATGACAGTAAGGAATCAGATTTTTGGAAGATGATTCATGAGCCAGAGGACCAAGTccaaggaggggaggaggcacaggCTGAG GAGCAGGAACTAAACATTGAGCCAGCAGATCCAGCTCCAGGCTCTCCCAGTG ATTTTCAGAACAACGTGCAGGTCAAAGTCATCCGGAGTCCTGCGGACTTGATTCGATTGATAGAGGAGCTGAAAGGTGGAGCAAAAAAG GGGAAGCCAAATGCAGGCCAAGAGCAGCCGGAAGAAGATGCTGCAGAAGTCCCCCAAAGGGAACCAGAGGCGAAGGAAAAGGGTGACACAGAACATCAGAATGAGGTGGAAgaagaggaggacgaggaggatgAAGATGAAAATGATGATGAAAGGCAGTTACTGGGAGAATTTGAGAAGGAACTGGAAGGGATGCTGCTCCCTTCGGACCGAGAGCGGCTCCGCTCAGAGGTGAAGGCTGGCATGGAGCGGGAGCTGGAGAACATTATCCAGGAG ACAGAGAAGGAGCTGGACCCGGATGGGCTGAAGAAGGAGTCAGAGCGGGATCGGGCTATGCTGGCCCTCACATCCACTCTCAGCAAGCTCATCAGAAGGCTGGAGGGAAAGCAGAGTCCAGAGCTGCTGAAGAAGCACCGGAAAAGGAAGGTCGTCCCCAGAAAGCCTCCCTCCCTCCGACCAGCAG AGGAGGATCCTGAGCACAGAGTCCGGGTCCGGGTCACCAAGCTCCGTCACGGAGGCCCCAATCAGGATCTGACAGTCCTCGAGATGAAACGGGAAAACCCACAGCTGAAACAAATCGAGGGGCTGGTGAAAGAGCTGCTGGAGAGGGAGGGACTCACAGCCGAAG GGAAAATTGAGATCAAAATtgtccgaccaggggctgaagggactgAGGAGGATTCACGCTGGCTGACTGATGAGGACACGAAAAACCTTAAGGAGATTTTCTTCAATATCTTG GTGCAGGGAGCCGAAGAGGCACAGAAGGAACGGCAGCGACAGAAAGAGCTGGAGAGCAATTACCGCAGGGTGTGGGGCTCTGGAGGCGGGGAGGGCACGGGGGACCTGGATGAGTTCGACTTCTGA
- the OS9 gene encoding protein OS-9 isoform X4 yields MAAEPRLSWLLGLLLLGLLFPASLTGGVGSLNLEELSEMRYGIEILPLPVLGGQSQASDVVIVSSKYKQRYECRLPAGAIHFQREREEETPAYQGPGIPELLSPMKDAPCLLKTKDWWTYEFCYGRHIQQYHMEDSEIKGEVLYLGYYQSAFDWDDDTAKASKQHRLKRYHSQTYGNGSKCDLNGRPREAEVRFLCDEGAGISGDYIDRVDEPLSCSYVLTIRTPRLCPHPLLRPPPSAAPQAILCHPALQPEEYMAYIQRQADSKQYGEKMIEELQDLDPQMWSETKPGVVPTKKAAASPTKDDSKESDFWKMIHEPEDQVQGGEEAQAEEQELNIEPADPAPGSPSDFQNNVQVKVIRSPADLIRLIEELKGGAKKGKPNAGQEQPEEDAAEVPQREPEAKEKGDTEHQNEVEEEEDEEDEDENDDERQLLGEFEKELEGMLLPSDRERLRSEVKAGMERELENIIQETEKELDPDGLKKESERDRAMLALTSTLSKLIRRLEGKQSPELLKKHRKRKVVPRKPPSLRPAGKIEIKIVRPGAEGTEEDSRWLTDEDTKNLKEIFFNILVQGAEEAQKERQRQKELESNYRRVWGSGGGEGTGDLDEFDF; encoded by the exons ATGGCGGCAGAACCGCGGCTGTCCTGGCTGTTGGGGCTGCTGCTTTTGGGGTTACTGTTCCCCGCAAGCCTGACGGGCGGTGTCGGGAGCCTGAACCTGGAGGAGCTGAGTGAGATGCGTTATGGGATCGAGATCCTGCCGTTGCCCGTGTTGGGAGGACAG AGCCAAGCTTCGGACGTGGTGATTGTTTCCTCTAAGTACAAGCAGCGCTATGAATGTCGCCTGCCAGCTGGAGCCATTCACTTCCAGcgtgagagggaggaggagacaccTGCTTACCAGGGACCTGGGATCCCTGAATTGTTGAGCCCAATGAAAGATGCTCCTTGCCTGCTGAAG ACCAAGGACTGGTGGACGTATGAATTCTGTTATGGACGCCACATCCAACAGTACCACATGGAAG ATTCAGAGATCAAAGGTGAAGTCCTCTATCTGGGCTACTACCAATCAGCCTTCGACTGGGATGATGACACAGCCAAG GCCTCCAAGCAGCATCGCCTGAAACGCTACCACAGCCAGACCTATGGCAATGGGTCCAAGTGCGACCTCAACGGGCGGCCCCGGGAGGCTGAAGTTCGG TTCCTCTGTGATGAGGGGGCTGGTATTTCTGGGGACTATATTGATCGTGTGGATGAGCCCTTGTCCTGCTCCTACGTGCTGACCATTCGGACTCCTCGCCTCtgcccacaccctctcctccgACCCCCACCCAGTGCTGCTCCCCAAGCCATTCTCTGTCACCCTGCCCTACAGCCGGAGGAGTACATGGCCTACATTCAGCGGCAAGCTG ACTCAAAGCAGTATGGAGAGAAAATGATAGAGGAGCTTCAAGACCTGGACCCTCAAATGTGGAGTGAGACCAAACCTGGGGTGGTGCCCACAAAGAAAGCAG CTGCAAGCCCAACCAAGGATGACAGTAAGGAATCAGATTTTTGGAAGATGATTCATGAGCCAGAGGACCAAGTccaaggaggggaggaggcacaggCTGAG GAGCAGGAACTAAACATTGAGCCAGCAGATCCAGCTCCAGGCTCTCCCAGTG ATTTTCAGAACAACGTGCAGGTCAAAGTCATCCGGAGTCCTGCGGACTTGATTCGATTGATAGAGGAGCTGAAAGGTGGAGCAAAAAAG GGGAAGCCAAATGCAGGCCAAGAGCAGCCGGAAGAAGATGCTGCAGAAGTCCCCCAAAGGGAACCAGAGGCGAAGGAAAAGGGTGACACAGAACATCAGAATGAGGTGGAAgaagaggaggacgaggaggatgAAGATGAAAATGATGATGAAAGGCAGTTACTGGGAGAATTTGAGAAGGAACTGGAAGGGATGCTGCTCCCTTCGGACCGAGAGCGGCTCCGCTCAGAGGTGAAGGCTGGCATGGAGCGGGAGCTGGAGAACATTATCCAGGAG ACAGAGAAGGAGCTGGACCCGGATGGGCTGAAGAAGGAGTCAGAGCGGGATCGGGCTATGCTGGCCCTCACATCCACTCTCAGCAAGCTCATCAGAAGGCTGGAGGGAAAGCAGAGTCCAGAGCTGCTGAAGAAGCACCGGAAAAGGAAGGTCGTCCCCAGAAAGCCTCCCTCCCTCCGACCAGCAG GGAAAATTGAGATCAAAATtgtccgaccaggggctgaagggactgAGGAGGATTCACGCTGGCTGACTGATGAGGACACGAAAAACCTTAAGGAGATTTTCTTCAATATCTTG GTGCAGGGAGCCGAAGAGGCACAGAAGGAACGGCAGCGACAGAAAGAGCTGGAGAGCAATTACCGCAGGGTGTGGGGCTCTGGAGGCGGGGAGGGCACGGGGGACCTGGATGAGTTCGACTTCTGA